The proteins below come from a single Etheostoma spectabile isolate EspeVRDwgs_2016 chromosome 4, UIUC_Espe_1.0, whole genome shotgun sequence genomic window:
- the plekha6 gene encoding pleckstrin homology domain-containing family A member 6 isoform X13 yields the protein MNWHWLQLLFLSHNEKEDTVLGSLPLLSFRIGGVEPSDNITRKFAFKVNSEKEEGVDDELKDPVVFCMQAEHAGTRTYYFSADSHEEQEGWIRAMSEAAEVIIQPTQRMNSDATDDVNHTMVTKAPNPQTPQHPHTQAHNETDNDFPSYPKLNGVNSLDTPPPSTPCSDQEGTKDYGRRGEGGGDGEDEGGGPGPDHAPHPSQHPNGWSNHGTRNAAPHNSNSQAPLSRSHSGRRTPQGHLEGGVGLMRDPREQQENVVLRRGFVPRTAPERVAQRKSSMAQLQHWVNQRRGMASQEDLNSPSRYYPVNRGVPGDYYGYPGGPQYVEEYALYPPGVRPDSICSVSTAGGYDRRWTVEEKRHSLRDGPHQLYGPTMPREQWRPQCYGGMETSMRRLSIQPRSRSVPRSPSSSSYSPNFASPARSPSARFDRFQRGMRDDVIYADPSVYSLRRSLSSPKYDYPGDRRSLSQGLYHYNYPVSPSIHNKMEDMLDLQLQRNLDYLDQQVLEGSHLIGTVRRMVERSSSTAKLCIQVPPFHDVYSRELHPTLKLNEIETSKLLGRLCEQSQILKDHEAVVHRLRMDKDSLEEALVATHQEMELYHNQPLAMEKLRFKKETLQNQLINIRGELSQASSALTTNRMEFEALEDEANAIHGDLWEQLNAGGQSELVRRHIQKEFWRVQDVLEGLHKNNSSRGTDTAKHRVASGASGSFSTNSPASPLSSVSLTSPLSPFSPVPGSQASPTKQLGPEESVPPRPPLPKSYYPLEPSPTFPPSVPPLPFDSATWLRSLGIDDGYLDGEDSHIRKPKFGEHNNISDMQDQVQDRQSTMNKVGIVPPRTKSPTDESHSSSARVSRHNGRVPNGISRERPKSAVFPAELKSKMSVQEQNERIRRNQSSSVREKRRSLNLSGGQSPSNYKVIRRRLTAHEIDIKDLEAAVRGPGQESPRQEIARLRQLKAEPEPYDLDLSREVHLFQLMTPDKVLIPERYLDVEDNTPLSPEEQKEKQKKVERIKTLIAKSNLQNMVPVLDGPVDGVAPASSQQQLQEQEKRIEISCALAAEASRRSRLLSAQCAPSTPTSPTSLAPPPSSADFPNSARTMMA from the exons GTGAATTCGGAGAAAGAGGAGGGTGTGGACGACGAGTTGAAGGATCCTGTTGTGTTTTGCATGCAGGCGGAGCACGCCGGCACCAGGACATACTACTTCAGCGCAGACAGCCATGAGGAACAAGAAGGGTGGATCAGAGCTATGAGCGAGGCTGCAGAGGTCATCATCCAGCCAACACAAAG AATGAACTCGGACGCCACAGATGACGTCAACCACACCATGGTGACCAAGGCACCCAACCCACAGACCCCGcagcatccacacacacaagcacacaatgAAACGGACAATGACTTCCCCTCCTACCCTAAACTCAACGGGGTGAACAGCCTTGATACACCCCCGCCCTCCACCCCCTGCTCCGACCAGGAGGGCACAAAGGACTACGGCAGACGAGGAGAAG GCGGCGGAGACGGCGAAGATGAAGGCGGAGGACCTGGTCCTGACCATGCCCCTCACCCGAGTCAACATCCAAACGGTTGGAGCAACCACGGCACTCGCAATGCCGCACCCCATAACAGCAACAGCCAAGCCCCGCTCTCCAGGAGTCACAGCGGACGCCGTACCCCTCAGGGACATCTTGAGGGGGGTGTCGGCCTGATGAGGGACCCAAGGGAGCAGCAGGAAAATGTTGTGCTGAGGAGGGGCTTTGTGCCGCGAACGGCTCCAGAGAGGGTGGCCCAGAGGAAGAGCTCCATGGCCCAGCTGCAGCACTGGGTCAACCAGCGGCGGGGCATGGCCTCACAGGAGGACCTCAACAG CCCGTCTCGTTACTACCCAGTGAACCGGGGGGTCCCTGGTGACTACTATGGCTACCCTGGTGGCCCCCAGTATGTGGAGGAGTACGCCTTGTACCCGCCGGGGGTCCGACCCGACAGCATCTGCTCCGTCTCTACTGCGGGTGGCTACGACCGGCGCTGGACTGTTGAGGAGAAGCGCCACTCGCTGAGGGACGGACCACATCAGCTGTACGGACCCACAATGCCCAGGGAGCAGTGGAGGCCGCAGTGCTATGGTGGAATGGAAACATCCATGAGACGTCTGTCCATCCAGCCGCGCTCCAGGTCCGTGCCCAGGTCTCCGTCCTCGTCATCCTACTCGCCCAACTTTGCCTCACCGGCCCGGTCGCCGTCTGCCCGCTTTGACCGCTTTCAGAGGGGGATGAGGGACGACGTGATCTATGCTGATCCATCCGTCTACAGCCTGCGTAGATCCCTCAGCTCGCCCAAG TATGACTACCCTGGTGATAGGAGGTCCTTAAGCCAAGGATTATACCACTACAACTACCCTGTATCCCCTTCCATCCACAATAAAATG GAGGACATGTTAGATCTACAGCTGCAGCGCAACCTGGATTACTTAGACCAACAG GTGCTCGAGGGAAGCCACCTAATTGGCACGGTTCGCAGAATGGTGGAGCGCTCATCCTCAACAGCAAAGCTCTGTATACAA GTACCTCCCTTCCATGATGTCTACAGCAGAGAGTTACATCCTACACTGAAGCTCAACGAGATTGAAACCAGT AAACTCTTGGGTCGACTGTGTGAGCAGAGCCAGATTCTGAAAGACCACGAGGCTGTTGTCCACCGACTGAGAATGGACAAG GATAGCCTAGAGGAGGCGCTGGTGGCAACTCATCAGGAGATGGAGCTGTACCATAACCAGCCGTTGGCCATGGAGAAGCTGCGATTCAAAAAGGAGACCCTGCAGAACCAGCTCATCAACATCAGAGGGGAGCTCTCCCAGGCCTCCAGT GCTTTAACCACCAATCGTATGGAGTTTGAAGCATTGGAGGATGAGGCCAACGCCATTCATGGAGATCTATGGGAGCAGCTTAATGCAGGAGGGCAG AGTGAACTGGTCCGTAGGCACATCCAGAAAGAGTTTTGGAGAGTCCAGGATGTATTGGAGGGACTGCACAAGAATAACTCATCCAGAGGCACTGACACAGCCAAGCACAGAG TGGCCAGTGGTGCATCAGGCTCCTTTAGCACCAATAGTCCAGCCAGTCCCCTGAGCTCAGTAAGCCTCACCAGCCCGCTCAGCCCCTTCTCCCCAGTGCCCGGCTCCCAGGCCTCCCCCACCAAACAGCTGGGCCCGGAG GAAAGTGTTCCCCCAAGGCCTCCCCTCCCCAAGTCCTATTACCCTTTGGAGCCCTCCCCTACCTTTCCTCCCTCCGTCCCTCCCCTGCCCTTTGACAGCGCCACCTGGCTACGCAGCTTGGGCATCGATGACGGTTACCTTGATGGTGAAGATTCTCACATCAGAAAG CCCAAATTTGGAGAACACAACAACATCAGTGACATGCAAGACCAGGTCCAGGATAGACAATCCACCATGAATAAAG TTGGCATTGTCCCTCCTAGAACGAAGTCCCCCACCGACGAATCACACAGCAGCTCTGCTAGAGTTTCCCGCCATAATGGCAGAGTGCCTAATGGAATCTCTAGG GAGCGGCCGAAGAGCGCCGTGTTTCCAGCGGAGCTGAAGTCGAAGATGAGCGTGCAGGAGCAGAATGAGCGAATCCGACGCAACCAGAGCAGCTCTGTGAGGGAAAAGAGGCGGAGTCTAAACCTCTCAGGTGGCCAGTCTCCATCCAACTACAAAGTG atCCGTAGGCGGCTTACAGCTCACGAGATTGACATCAAAGACCTGGAGGCGGCAGTTCGAGGCCCGGGGCAGGAGTCACCTCGGCAAGAGATCGCTCGTCTGAGACAGTTAAAGGCTGAACCAGAACCCTACGACCTGGACCTCAGCAGAGAG gtgCATTTGTTCCAGCTGATGACTCCGGACAAGGTTCTGATCCCGGAGCGCTACCTGGACGTGGAGGACAACACTCCTCTCAGTCCCGAGGAACAGAAGGAGAAGCAGAAGAAAGTGGAGCGGATCAAGACCCTCATTGCCAAATCAAA CTTGCAGAACATGGTTCCTGTGCTGGATGGCCCTGTGGATGGCGTGGCTCCAGCCAGCTCCCAGCAGCAGTTGCAGGAGCAGGAGAAACGTATCGAGATCTCCTGTGCTCTGGCTGCCGAGGCCTCTCGTCGCAGCCGCCTTCTCTCCG CCCAGTGCGCCCCCAGCACCCCCACCTCCCCGACCAGCCTGGcccctcccccttcctctgCTGACTTCCCCAACTCAGCCCGCACCATGATGGCGTGA
- the plekha6 gene encoding pleckstrin homology domain-containing family A member 6 isoform X15 yields the protein MQAEHAGTRTYYFSADSHEEQEGWIRAMSEAAEVIIQPTQRMNSDATDDVNHTMVTKAPNPQTPQHPHTQAHNETDNDFPSYPKLNGVNSLDTPPPSTPCSDQEGTKDYGRRGEGGGDGEDEGGGPGPDHAPHPSQHPNGWSNHGTRNAAPHNSNSQAPLSRSHSGRRTPQGHLEGGVGLMRDPREQQENVVLRRGFVPRTAPERVAQRKSSMAQLQHWVNQRRGMASQEDLNSPSRYYPVNRGVPGDYYGYPGGPQYVEEYALYPPGVRPDSICSVSTAGGYDRRWTVEEKRHSLRDGPHQLYGPTMPREQWRPQCYGGMETSMRRLSIQPRSRSVPRSPSSSSYSPNFASPARSPSARFDRFQRGMRDDVIYADPSVYSLRRSLSSPKYDYPGDRRSLSQGLYHYNYPVSPSIHNKMEDMLDLQLQRNLDYLDQQVLEGSHLIGTVRRMVERSSSTAKLCIQVPPFHDVYSRELHPTLKLNEIETSKLLGRLCEQSQILKDHEAVVHRLRMDKDSLEEALVATHQEMELYHNQPLAMEKLRFKKETLQNQLINIRGELSQASSALTTNRMEFEALEDEANAIHGDLWEQLNAGGQSELVRRHIQKEFWRVQDVLEGLHKNNSSRGTDTAKHRVASGASGSFSTNSPASPLSSVSLTSPLSPFSPVPGSQASPTKQLGPEESVPPRPPLPKSYYPLEPSPTFPPSVPPLPFDSATWLRSLGIDDGYLDGEDSHIRKPKFGEHNNISDMQDQVQDRQSTMNKVGIVPPRTKSPTDESHSSSARVSRHNGRVPNGISRERPKSAVFPAELKSKMSVQEQNERIRRNQSSSVREKRRSLNLSGGQSPSNYKVIRRRLTAHEIDIKDLEAAVRGPGQESPRQEIARLRQLKAEPEPYDLDLSREVHLFQLMTPDKVLIPERYLDVEDNTPLSPEEQKEKQKKVERIKTLIAKSNLQNMVPVLDGPVDGVAPASSQQQLQEQEKRIEISCALAAEASRRSRLLSAQCAPSTPTSPTSLAPPPSSADFPNSARTMMA from the exons ATGCAGGCGGAGCACGCCGGCACCAGGACATACTACTTCAGCGCAGACAGCCATGAGGAACAAGAAGGGTGGATCAGAGCTATGAGCGAGGCTGCAGAGGTCATCATCCAGCCAACACAAAG AATGAACTCGGACGCCACAGATGACGTCAACCACACCATGGTGACCAAGGCACCCAACCCACAGACCCCGcagcatccacacacacaagcacacaatgAAACGGACAATGACTTCCCCTCCTACCCTAAACTCAACGGGGTGAACAGCCTTGATACACCCCCGCCCTCCACCCCCTGCTCCGACCAGGAGGGCACAAAGGACTACGGCAGACGAGGAGAAG GCGGCGGAGACGGCGAAGATGAAGGCGGAGGACCTGGTCCTGACCATGCCCCTCACCCGAGTCAACATCCAAACGGTTGGAGCAACCACGGCACTCGCAATGCCGCACCCCATAACAGCAACAGCCAAGCCCCGCTCTCCAGGAGTCACAGCGGACGCCGTACCCCTCAGGGACATCTTGAGGGGGGTGTCGGCCTGATGAGGGACCCAAGGGAGCAGCAGGAAAATGTTGTGCTGAGGAGGGGCTTTGTGCCGCGAACGGCTCCAGAGAGGGTGGCCCAGAGGAAGAGCTCCATGGCCCAGCTGCAGCACTGGGTCAACCAGCGGCGGGGCATGGCCTCACAGGAGGACCTCAACAG CCCGTCTCGTTACTACCCAGTGAACCGGGGGGTCCCTGGTGACTACTATGGCTACCCTGGTGGCCCCCAGTATGTGGAGGAGTACGCCTTGTACCCGCCGGGGGTCCGACCCGACAGCATCTGCTCCGTCTCTACTGCGGGTGGCTACGACCGGCGCTGGACTGTTGAGGAGAAGCGCCACTCGCTGAGGGACGGACCACATCAGCTGTACGGACCCACAATGCCCAGGGAGCAGTGGAGGCCGCAGTGCTATGGTGGAATGGAAACATCCATGAGACGTCTGTCCATCCAGCCGCGCTCCAGGTCCGTGCCCAGGTCTCCGTCCTCGTCATCCTACTCGCCCAACTTTGCCTCACCGGCCCGGTCGCCGTCTGCCCGCTTTGACCGCTTTCAGAGGGGGATGAGGGACGACGTGATCTATGCTGATCCATCCGTCTACAGCCTGCGTAGATCCCTCAGCTCGCCCAAG TATGACTACCCTGGTGATAGGAGGTCCTTAAGCCAAGGATTATACCACTACAACTACCCTGTATCCCCTTCCATCCACAATAAAATG GAGGACATGTTAGATCTACAGCTGCAGCGCAACCTGGATTACTTAGACCAACAG GTGCTCGAGGGAAGCCACCTAATTGGCACGGTTCGCAGAATGGTGGAGCGCTCATCCTCAACAGCAAAGCTCTGTATACAA GTACCTCCCTTCCATGATGTCTACAGCAGAGAGTTACATCCTACACTGAAGCTCAACGAGATTGAAACCAGT AAACTCTTGGGTCGACTGTGTGAGCAGAGCCAGATTCTGAAAGACCACGAGGCTGTTGTCCACCGACTGAGAATGGACAAG GATAGCCTAGAGGAGGCGCTGGTGGCAACTCATCAGGAGATGGAGCTGTACCATAACCAGCCGTTGGCCATGGAGAAGCTGCGATTCAAAAAGGAGACCCTGCAGAACCAGCTCATCAACATCAGAGGGGAGCTCTCCCAGGCCTCCAGT GCTTTAACCACCAATCGTATGGAGTTTGAAGCATTGGAGGATGAGGCCAACGCCATTCATGGAGATCTATGGGAGCAGCTTAATGCAGGAGGGCAG AGTGAACTGGTCCGTAGGCACATCCAGAAAGAGTTTTGGAGAGTCCAGGATGTATTGGAGGGACTGCACAAGAATAACTCATCCAGAGGCACTGACACAGCCAAGCACAGAG TGGCCAGTGGTGCATCAGGCTCCTTTAGCACCAATAGTCCAGCCAGTCCCCTGAGCTCAGTAAGCCTCACCAGCCCGCTCAGCCCCTTCTCCCCAGTGCCCGGCTCCCAGGCCTCCCCCACCAAACAGCTGGGCCCGGAG GAAAGTGTTCCCCCAAGGCCTCCCCTCCCCAAGTCCTATTACCCTTTGGAGCCCTCCCCTACCTTTCCTCCCTCCGTCCCTCCCCTGCCCTTTGACAGCGCCACCTGGCTACGCAGCTTGGGCATCGATGACGGTTACCTTGATGGTGAAGATTCTCACATCAGAAAG CCCAAATTTGGAGAACACAACAACATCAGTGACATGCAAGACCAGGTCCAGGATAGACAATCCACCATGAATAAAG TTGGCATTGTCCCTCCTAGAACGAAGTCCCCCACCGACGAATCACACAGCAGCTCTGCTAGAGTTTCCCGCCATAATGGCAGAGTGCCTAATGGAATCTCTAGG GAGCGGCCGAAGAGCGCCGTGTTTCCAGCGGAGCTGAAGTCGAAGATGAGCGTGCAGGAGCAGAATGAGCGAATCCGACGCAACCAGAGCAGCTCTGTGAGGGAAAAGAGGCGGAGTCTAAACCTCTCAGGTGGCCAGTCTCCATCCAACTACAAAGTG atCCGTAGGCGGCTTACAGCTCACGAGATTGACATCAAAGACCTGGAGGCGGCAGTTCGAGGCCCGGGGCAGGAGTCACCTCGGCAAGAGATCGCTCGTCTGAGACAGTTAAAGGCTGAACCAGAACCCTACGACCTGGACCTCAGCAGAGAG gtgCATTTGTTCCAGCTGATGACTCCGGACAAGGTTCTGATCCCGGAGCGCTACCTGGACGTGGAGGACAACACTCCTCTCAGTCCCGAGGAACAGAAGGAGAAGCAGAAGAAAGTGGAGCGGATCAAGACCCTCATTGCCAAATCAAA CTTGCAGAACATGGTTCCTGTGCTGGATGGCCCTGTGGATGGCGTGGCTCCAGCCAGCTCCCAGCAGCAGTTGCAGGAGCAGGAGAAACGTATCGAGATCTCCTGTGCTCTGGCTGCCGAGGCCTCTCGTCGCAGCCGCCTTCTCTCCG CCCAGTGCGCCCCCAGCACCCCCACCTCCCCGACCAGCCTGGcccctcccccttcctctgCTGACTTCCCCAACTCAGCCCGCACCATGATGGCGTGA
- the plekha6 gene encoding pleckstrin homology domain-containing family A member 6 isoform X14 encodes MNWHWLQLLFLSHNEKEDTVLGSLPLLSFRIGGVEPSDNITRKFAFKAEHAGTRTYYFSADSHEEQEGWIRAMSEAAEVIIQPTQRMNSDATDDVNHTMVTKAPNPQTPQHPHTQAHNETDNDFPSYPKLNGVNSLDTPPPSTPCSDQEGTKDYGRRGEGGGDGEDEGGGPGPDHAPHPSQHPNGWSNHGTRNAAPHNSNSQAPLSRSHSGRRTPQGHLEGGVGLMRDPREQQENVVLRRGFVPRTAPERVAQRKSSMAQLQHWVNQRRGMASQEDLNSPSRYYPVNRGVPGDYYGYPGGPQYVEEYALYPPGVRPDSICSVSTAGGYDRRWTVEEKRHSLRDGPHQLYGPTMPREQWRPQCYGGMETSMRRLSIQPRSRSVPRSPSSSSYSPNFASPARSPSARFDRFQRGMRDDVIYADPSVYSLRRSLSSPKYDYPGDRRSLSQGLYHYNYPVSPSIHNKMEDMLDLQLQRNLDYLDQQVLEGSHLIGTVRRMVERSSSTAKLCIQVPPFHDVYSRELHPTLKLNEIETSKLLGRLCEQSQILKDHEAVVHRLRMDKDSLEEALVATHQEMELYHNQPLAMEKLRFKKETLQNQLINIRGELSQASSALTTNRMEFEALEDEANAIHGDLWEQLNAGGQSELVRRHIQKEFWRVQDVLEGLHKNNSSRGTDTAKHRVASGASGSFSTNSPASPLSSVSLTSPLSPFSPVPGSQASPTKQLGPEESVPPRPPLPKSYYPLEPSPTFPPSVPPLPFDSATWLRSLGIDDGYLDGEDSHIRKPKFGEHNNISDMQDQVQDRQSTMNKVGIVPPRTKSPTDESHSSSARVSRHNGRVPNGISRERPKSAVFPAELKSKMSVQEQNERIRRNQSSSVREKRRSLNLSGGQSPSNYKVIRRRLTAHEIDIKDLEAAVRGPGQESPRQEIARLRQLKAEPEPYDLDLSREVHLFQLMTPDKVLIPERYLDVEDNTPLSPEEQKEKQKKVERIKTLIAKSNLQNMVPVLDGPVDGVAPASSQQQLQEQEKRIEISCALAAEASRRSRLLSAQCAPSTPTSPTSLAPPPSSADFPNSARTMMA; translated from the exons GCGGAGCACGCCGGCACCAGGACATACTACTTCAGCGCAGACAGCCATGAGGAACAAGAAGGGTGGATCAGAGCTATGAGCGAGGCTGCAGAGGTCATCATCCAGCCAACACAAAG AATGAACTCGGACGCCACAGATGACGTCAACCACACCATGGTGACCAAGGCACCCAACCCACAGACCCCGcagcatccacacacacaagcacacaatgAAACGGACAATGACTTCCCCTCCTACCCTAAACTCAACGGGGTGAACAGCCTTGATACACCCCCGCCCTCCACCCCCTGCTCCGACCAGGAGGGCACAAAGGACTACGGCAGACGAGGAGAAG GCGGCGGAGACGGCGAAGATGAAGGCGGAGGACCTGGTCCTGACCATGCCCCTCACCCGAGTCAACATCCAAACGGTTGGAGCAACCACGGCACTCGCAATGCCGCACCCCATAACAGCAACAGCCAAGCCCCGCTCTCCAGGAGTCACAGCGGACGCCGTACCCCTCAGGGACATCTTGAGGGGGGTGTCGGCCTGATGAGGGACCCAAGGGAGCAGCAGGAAAATGTTGTGCTGAGGAGGGGCTTTGTGCCGCGAACGGCTCCAGAGAGGGTGGCCCAGAGGAAGAGCTCCATGGCCCAGCTGCAGCACTGGGTCAACCAGCGGCGGGGCATGGCCTCACAGGAGGACCTCAACAG CCCGTCTCGTTACTACCCAGTGAACCGGGGGGTCCCTGGTGACTACTATGGCTACCCTGGTGGCCCCCAGTATGTGGAGGAGTACGCCTTGTACCCGCCGGGGGTCCGACCCGACAGCATCTGCTCCGTCTCTACTGCGGGTGGCTACGACCGGCGCTGGACTGTTGAGGAGAAGCGCCACTCGCTGAGGGACGGACCACATCAGCTGTACGGACCCACAATGCCCAGGGAGCAGTGGAGGCCGCAGTGCTATGGTGGAATGGAAACATCCATGAGACGTCTGTCCATCCAGCCGCGCTCCAGGTCCGTGCCCAGGTCTCCGTCCTCGTCATCCTACTCGCCCAACTTTGCCTCACCGGCCCGGTCGCCGTCTGCCCGCTTTGACCGCTTTCAGAGGGGGATGAGGGACGACGTGATCTATGCTGATCCATCCGTCTACAGCCTGCGTAGATCCCTCAGCTCGCCCAAG TATGACTACCCTGGTGATAGGAGGTCCTTAAGCCAAGGATTATACCACTACAACTACCCTGTATCCCCTTCCATCCACAATAAAATG GAGGACATGTTAGATCTACAGCTGCAGCGCAACCTGGATTACTTAGACCAACAG GTGCTCGAGGGAAGCCACCTAATTGGCACGGTTCGCAGAATGGTGGAGCGCTCATCCTCAACAGCAAAGCTCTGTATACAA GTACCTCCCTTCCATGATGTCTACAGCAGAGAGTTACATCCTACACTGAAGCTCAACGAGATTGAAACCAGT AAACTCTTGGGTCGACTGTGTGAGCAGAGCCAGATTCTGAAAGACCACGAGGCTGTTGTCCACCGACTGAGAATGGACAAG GATAGCCTAGAGGAGGCGCTGGTGGCAACTCATCAGGAGATGGAGCTGTACCATAACCAGCCGTTGGCCATGGAGAAGCTGCGATTCAAAAAGGAGACCCTGCAGAACCAGCTCATCAACATCAGAGGGGAGCTCTCCCAGGCCTCCAGT GCTTTAACCACCAATCGTATGGAGTTTGAAGCATTGGAGGATGAGGCCAACGCCATTCATGGAGATCTATGGGAGCAGCTTAATGCAGGAGGGCAG AGTGAACTGGTCCGTAGGCACATCCAGAAAGAGTTTTGGAGAGTCCAGGATGTATTGGAGGGACTGCACAAGAATAACTCATCCAGAGGCACTGACACAGCCAAGCACAGAG TGGCCAGTGGTGCATCAGGCTCCTTTAGCACCAATAGTCCAGCCAGTCCCCTGAGCTCAGTAAGCCTCACCAGCCCGCTCAGCCCCTTCTCCCCAGTGCCCGGCTCCCAGGCCTCCCCCACCAAACAGCTGGGCCCGGAG GAAAGTGTTCCCCCAAGGCCTCCCCTCCCCAAGTCCTATTACCCTTTGGAGCCCTCCCCTACCTTTCCTCCCTCCGTCCCTCCCCTGCCCTTTGACAGCGCCACCTGGCTACGCAGCTTGGGCATCGATGACGGTTACCTTGATGGTGAAGATTCTCACATCAGAAAG CCCAAATTTGGAGAACACAACAACATCAGTGACATGCAAGACCAGGTCCAGGATAGACAATCCACCATGAATAAAG TTGGCATTGTCCCTCCTAGAACGAAGTCCCCCACCGACGAATCACACAGCAGCTCTGCTAGAGTTTCCCGCCATAATGGCAGAGTGCCTAATGGAATCTCTAGG GAGCGGCCGAAGAGCGCCGTGTTTCCAGCGGAGCTGAAGTCGAAGATGAGCGTGCAGGAGCAGAATGAGCGAATCCGACGCAACCAGAGCAGCTCTGTGAGGGAAAAGAGGCGGAGTCTAAACCTCTCAGGTGGCCAGTCTCCATCCAACTACAAAGTG atCCGTAGGCGGCTTACAGCTCACGAGATTGACATCAAAGACCTGGAGGCGGCAGTTCGAGGCCCGGGGCAGGAGTCACCTCGGCAAGAGATCGCTCGTCTGAGACAGTTAAAGGCTGAACCAGAACCCTACGACCTGGACCTCAGCAGAGAG gtgCATTTGTTCCAGCTGATGACTCCGGACAAGGTTCTGATCCCGGAGCGCTACCTGGACGTGGAGGACAACACTCCTCTCAGTCCCGAGGAACAGAAGGAGAAGCAGAAGAAAGTGGAGCGGATCAAGACCCTCATTGCCAAATCAAA CTTGCAGAACATGGTTCCTGTGCTGGATGGCCCTGTGGATGGCGTGGCTCCAGCCAGCTCCCAGCAGCAGTTGCAGGAGCAGGAGAAACGTATCGAGATCTCCTGTGCTCTGGCTGCCGAGGCCTCTCGTCGCAGCCGCCTTCTCTCCG CCCAGTGCGCCCCCAGCACCCCCACCTCCCCGACCAGCCTGGcccctcccccttcctctgCTGACTTCCCCAACTCAGCCCGCACCATGATGGCGTGA